From the Romeriopsis navalis LEGE 11480 genome, one window contains:
- the hpnH gene encoding adenosyl-hopene transferase HpnH, with product MGIQLQQAVSIGSYLVKQRLTGKKRFPLVLMLEPLFRCNLACTGCGKIQHPKEILVQNLTPEQCFKAAEECGAPVVSIPGGEPLLHPQIDEIVQGLVARKKYVYLCTNGILLEKFLDKFEPSPYFTFMVHLDGLKDQHDKCVDRKGVFDTAIKAIKAAKAKGFAVNTNTTIFDGADPTEMQEFFDFLGELGIDGMQISPGYSYEWAPDQEHFLKREETRNLFRQILAPYKSGKKPKWNFNHNPLFLDFLTGEKDYECTPWGSPSYSVLGWQKPCYLLNEGYVDSFHELTESTDWSQYGRKSGNPQCQDCMVHCGYEPTAAVDAMAPSNMGKALGALFG from the coding sequence ATGGGTATTCAATTACAGCAGGCCGTTTCGATCGGTAGCTATTTGGTTAAGCAACGACTGACCGGGAAAAAGCGTTTTCCCCTGGTCTTAATGCTCGAACCACTATTTCGTTGTAATCTCGCCTGCACTGGCTGCGGTAAAATTCAGCATCCGAAGGAAATTTTGGTCCAAAATCTCACGCCGGAGCAATGTTTCAAAGCCGCTGAAGAATGTGGTGCGCCAGTTGTTTCGATTCCGGGTGGCGAGCCGCTATTGCACCCGCAGATCGATGAAATTGTGCAAGGTCTAGTGGCACGCAAGAAATATGTCTACCTTTGTACGAATGGCATTCTGCTCGAAAAATTTCTCGATAAGTTTGAGCCATCGCCCTACTTCACCTTCATGGTCCACCTCGATGGCCTGAAAGATCAGCATGACAAGTGCGTCGATCGCAAGGGCGTATTTGATACTGCGATTAAAGCGATTAAAGCTGCGAAGGCGAAGGGCTTTGCGGTGAATACCAATACGACGATTTTTGACGGTGCCGACCCTACTGAAATGCAGGAATTTTTCGACTTCTTGGGTGAACTTGGCATTGATGGCATGCAGATTTCACCGGGCTATAGCTATGAATGGGCACCGGATCAAGAGCATTTCTTGAAGCGCGAAGAAACCCGCAACCTTTTCCGCCAGATTTTGGCTCCCTATAAGTCCGGGAAAAAGCCCAAGTGGAACTTCAACCACAACCCGCTGTTCCTCGATTTCCTAACGGGTGAAAAAGACTACGAATGTACGCCTTGGGGCAGCCCCAGCTACAGCGTCCTTGGTTGGCAAAAGCCTTGCTACTTGTTGAATGAAGGCTACGTTGATAGCTTCCATGAACTGACCGAATCAACGGACTGGAGTCAGTACGGTCGTAAGAGTGGCAATCCTCAGTGTCAGGATTGTATGGTGCACTGTGGTTATGAGCCGACGGCGGC
- the hpnA gene encoding hopanoid-associated sugar epimerase — protein MVKAFVTGGTGFVGANLVRLLLKQNFVVKALARPQSPRDNLRGLDVEWITSDLNDPQIATHLQGCDYLFHVAAHYSLWRTEKDRLHQINVLGTRNILAAAQQAGIKRTVYTSSVAAIGVLGQGRSADETYQSPPHKLIGAYKQSKYWAEQEAHNAIAAGQDIVIVNPSTPIGPYDIKPTPTGDTILRFLKRKMPAYVDTGLNLIHVEDVAMGHLLALQKGQTGERYILGNQNVSLKQMLDMLAEITGTPAPKTAIPVWIPLAVAGVDEMLLARLGKTPDVPIDGVRMSRQKMYYDPSKAIATLGLPQTPVAVALQDAVNWFVSNGYV, from the coding sequence TTGGTAAAAGCCTTTGTCACGGGTGGGACTGGATTTGTCGGGGCGAATCTAGTGCGTTTACTGCTTAAGCAGAACTTTGTAGTCAAGGCGTTAGCCCGTCCCCAGAGTCCCCGCGATAATTTGCGGGGGTTAGATGTTGAGTGGATCACCAGCGATCTGAATGATCCGCAGATTGCGACCCATCTTCAAGGCTGTGATTATCTATTTCATGTGGCGGCGCATTATTCGCTGTGGCGGACCGAAAAAGACCGACTCCATCAGATCAATGTCCTCGGTACCCGGAATATCTTGGCGGCGGCCCAGCAGGCGGGGATCAAGCGCACGGTTTACACCAGCTCGGTGGCGGCGATCGGGGTTTTGGGGCAAGGGCGATCGGCAGACGAAACCTATCAGTCGCCCCCGCACAAATTGATTGGTGCTTATAAGCAGTCGAAATATTGGGCGGAGCAGGAAGCCCACAACGCGATCGCCGCCGGGCAAGATATTGTGATTGTGAACCCCTCGACGCCGATCGGTCCCTATGACATCAAACCGACCCCCACTGGCGATACGATCCTGCGTTTCCTCAAGCGTAAAATGCCGGCCTATGTGGATACAGGTCTGAATCTGATTCACGTTGAAGACGTCGCGATGGGGCATCTCCTCGCGCTCCAAAAAGGCCAAACTGGCGAACGTTATATCCTCGGTAACCAAAATGTTTCGCTGAAACAAATGCTGGATATGTTAGCAGAAATCACCGGTACGCCCGCGCCCAAAACCGCAATCCCGGTTTGGATTCCCCTCGCGGTGGCTGGGGTGGATGAGATGCTGTTGGCCCGCTTGGGTAAAACGCCGGATGTGCCGATCGATGGCGTGCGGATGTCCCGTCAAAAGATGTATTACGACCCGAGTAAAGCAATTGCTACCCTCGGGTTACCCCAAACCCCAGTGGCGGTTGCTTTGCAAGATGCGGTAAATTGGTTCGTATCAAATGGTTACGTTTAG
- a CDS encoding phosphorylase family protein: protein MGLVVLVPQGAEYQAVQRGLRQVPQADRDIANLDIVAIPAGLQPIRNFLDRQPDNSVVRSAIRVLVMGLCGSLDPALAVGDAVMYQSCQDSSQSVWQCDTEISSNAKRVKGVCSDRLIATAADKQLLRAQSGCDVVDMEGTAILEFFDSRKIPVTVLRVVSDNATGDIPDLSGAIDRDGNLQSVPLAIGLIRSPLKGLRLIRGALRGLKALTQLAATVVANLER, encoded by the coding sequence TTGGGATTAGTTGTATTAGTCCCGCAAGGGGCAGAATATCAGGCAGTACAACGCGGGTTGCGCCAAGTGCCGCAGGCCGATCGAGACATTGCCAATCTGGACATAGTGGCCATACCGGCAGGGCTACAACCGATACGCAATTTTCTGGACAGACAACCAGACAATAGCGTTGTGAGATCGGCGATCCGCGTGCTGGTCATGGGGTTATGTGGCAGTCTCGATCCGGCTTTAGCCGTTGGTGATGCGGTGATGTATCAAAGTTGCCAAGATTCATCACAATCGGTTTGGCAATGTGACACGGAAATTTCTAGCAACGCTAAGCGGGTGAAAGGAGTTTGCAGCGATCGCCTCATCGCCACCGCTGCAGATAAGCAATTATTGCGGGCGCAGTCGGGTTGTGATGTCGTCGATATGGAAGGTACGGCGATTCTAGAATTTTTCGACTCCCGCAAGATTCCAGTGACCGTTTTACGGGTCGTGAGCGATAACGCCACAGGTGATATTCCAGATTTATCGGGGGCGATCGATCGTGATGGCAATTTGCAATCAGTCCCGTTGGCGATCGGGCTCATCCGATCACCGCTCAAAGGATTACGCTTGATTCGGGGTGCACTGCGCGGGTTAAAAGCCTTAACACAATTGGCTGCAACAGTTGTCGCAAACCTTGAACGGTGA
- a CDS encoding GIY-YIG nuclease family protein — protein MNVQADIPSLASLEHFPYIDAAGKLPHIFQGKVGIYAIFDQQDALQYVGYSRDVFLSLKQHLVRRPEYCYGVKVQTIDRPNRTILENTRNAWIAENGAVPIGNSDDTAIWNEPIQVEGLMTPEEQEKLANPLLDDVMRTKAVKNVARRIEAGIMEQIKARGVQEEIRFQPKLKEQGLLDLK, from the coding sequence ATGAACGTCCAAGCCGACATTCCCAGTCTCGCGAGCCTTGAGCATTTTCCCTACATTGATGCGGCGGGTAAATTACCGCATATCTTTCAAGGAAAAGTTGGGATCTATGCAATTTTTGACCAGCAAGATGCATTGCAGTATGTAGGCTATTCGCGTGATGTGTTCTTGAGCTTAAAGCAGCATCTCGTCCGCCGCCCGGAATATTGCTACGGCGTTAAGGTCCAAACTATCGATCGGCCCAATCGGACAATCCTGGAAAACACTCGCAATGCCTGGATTGCGGAAAATGGGGCGGTGCCGATCGGGAATAGTGATGACACGGCGATCTGGAATGAGCCGATTCAAGTTGAGGGGTTGATGACACCGGAAGAACAGGAAAAATTGGCGAATCCCCTGTTGGATGATGTAATGCGTACCAAAGCGGTAAAAAATGTGGCTCGTCGTATTGAAGCGGGGATTATGGAGCAGATTAAAGCGCGTGGCGTCCAGGAAGAGATTCGATTTCAGCCAAAGCTCAAGGAGCAGGGATTGCTTGATTTGAAATAA
- a CDS encoding SIS domain-containing protein yields the protein MGDSSQMLANIFEQPSVAERCLAMDLPMPPLPDVDRVIFSACGTSRHAGMVGRSWWQTLLQIPAHLEDAADGYPVQVPPKSLIYLLSQSGQTRDVIDVAQRFPTAPKWGITNGSKTRLHELASYTLQTHAGEEKAVAATKTFLGQLLLLLRVALAWHDRANRNVPQTIVLQSKIAQIPQQIQTTLNQTEVACQQVAQKLVAADRLILLGSGINTAIALEGALKLKETVYLHAEGLSSGDFMHGPIAIIESGFPVITIAIPGSATYDKTITEAKRVKSYGAYLIGITTESAVYDADLFDAVLPITDIDELLSPLLTVIPLQLVAYYMAKNRGLAIDAPRNLTKFIG from the coding sequence GTGGGCGATTCATCGCAAATGTTGGCCAATATTTTTGAGCAGCCGAGCGTAGCAGAGCGTTGCTTGGCGATGGATTTGCCGATGCCGCCGTTGCCGGATGTCGATCGGGTAATTTTTAGCGCCTGCGGGACAAGCCGCCATGCGGGAATGGTGGGTCGATCGTGGTGGCAGACATTACTGCAAATTCCGGCCCATCTGGAAGATGCCGCGGACGGTTATCCAGTGCAAGTGCCGCCGAAAAGCCTGATCTATCTGCTGAGTCAGTCGGGGCAAACCCGCGATGTGATTGATGTCGCGCAGCGCTTTCCCACCGCACCCAAATGGGGAATTACCAATGGCTCTAAAACGCGCCTACACGAACTCGCGAGCTATACGCTGCAAACGCACGCTGGTGAAGAGAAAGCGGTAGCGGCGACCAAGACTTTTCTGGGCCAACTATTACTGCTCCTGCGAGTGGCCCTAGCTTGGCACGATCGGGCAAACCGGAATGTGCCACAGACGATCGTGCTCCAATCAAAAATCGCCCAAATTCCGCAACAAATCCAAACAACCCTTAACCAGACTGAGGTTGCTTGTCAGCAAGTGGCACAGAAATTGGTGGCCGCCGATCGGTTGATTCTCTTAGGCTCTGGGATTAATACGGCGATTGCCCTTGAAGGTGCCTTGAAACTCAAAGAAACGGTGTATCTCCATGCTGAGGGGCTCTCGTCCGGTGACTTTATGCATGGGCCAATTGCCATTATTGAGTCGGGTTTTCCAGTGATTACGATCGCCATTCCCGGCAGTGCCACCTATGACAAAACAATCACCGAAGCTAAACGGGTTAAGTCCTATGGTGCTTACCTAATTGGCATTACGACTGAGAGTGCCGTATACGATGCCGATTTGTTTGATGCGGTGTTGCCGATCACGGATATTGATGAGCTGCTATCGCCTCTGCTGACAGTGATTCCGCTGCAACTCGTTGCTTATTATATGGCGAAAAACCGGGGGTTGGCGATTGATGCGCCGCGTAATCTGACTAAGTTTATTGGCTAA
- a CDS encoding RidA family protein → MSRTVIQTKDAPAPVGPYNQAIAASGQMLFLSGQIALDPQTGALVGEGDVVQQTEQVMTNLQAVLQAGGSNFSQVIKTQVFLKDMNDFATVNAVYAKYFDEASAPARACVEVARLPKDVLVEIDCIALVD, encoded by the coding sequence ATGTCTCGAACCGTTATTCAAACGAAGGATGCTCCAGCTCCCGTTGGGCCCTATAACCAGGCGATTGCTGCCAGCGGCCAAATGCTGTTTCTGTCGGGACAAATTGCGCTTGATCCGCAAACTGGTGCGCTGGTTGGAGAAGGGGATGTCGTGCAGCAAACTGAGCAGGTGATGACTAATCTGCAAGCGGTTTTGCAAGCCGGTGGGAGTAATTTCTCACAGGTGATCAAAACGCAAGTCTTTCTCAAGGATATGAATGACTTTGCCACGGTCAATGCCGTTTATGCCAAATATTTTGATGAAGCGTCAGCACCGGCGCGTGCCTGCGTGGAAGTCGCGCGATTGCCAAAGGATGTTTTGGTCGAAATTGATTGCATTGCGTTGGTTGACTAG
- a CDS encoding NUDIX hydrolase, with product MAYRNPAPTVDIIVEMLDRPDRPIILIERMFEPLGWAIPGGFIDYGESAETAGKREAMEEIGLEIELVELLGVYSAPDRDPRQHTLSTVYIATATGTPKAGDDAKQAHVLNLWEIPKNLCFDHGKIVADYLKYRYYQQRPILGK from the coding sequence ATGGCTTACCGCAATCCCGCGCCCACGGTCGATATTATCGTCGAGATGCTTGATCGTCCCGATCGCCCGATTATTTTGATTGAACGTATGTTTGAACCCTTGGGCTGGGCGATTCCCGGTGGATTTATCGACTATGGCGAATCCGCAGAAACCGCTGGCAAACGCGAAGCGATGGAAGAAATCGGTCTCGAAATTGAACTTGTGGAACTGTTGGGGGTTTACTCCGCACCGGATCGTGATCCCCGCCAACATACGCTGAGTACGGTGTATATTGCCACCGCCACGGGCACCCCCAAGGCCGGGGATGATGCGAAACAAGCCCATGTATTAAATCTTTGGGAGATTCCTAAAAATTTGTGTTTCGACCACGGCAAGATTGTGGCTGACTACCTAAAATATCGCTATTACCAACAGCGGCCAATTCTGGGCAAATAA